A part of Myxococcales bacterium genomic DNA contains:
- a CDS encoding transposase has protein sequence MNHIRTEFIESNLGDKRLTKRLLSIVSSVIESPEKSFPEAFGSSAELEGFYRFVENPYIEIKDILEPHKQATLKRMCNKNNDIIIAHDSSEFVFSGKRRDLGTTSLGKSASFFGHFSLAISASDREPLGTLGLHCFKRGEKISP, from the coding sequence AGAACAGAATTTATAGAATCAAATCTTGGTGATAAGCGCTTAACTAAGCGCCTTTTATCAATTGTTAGCTCGGTTATTGAAAGTCCAGAGAAATCTTTTCCTGAGGCATTTGGGAGTTCGGCAGAATTAGAGGGGTTCTATCGGTTTGTGGAAAATCCTTACATAGAAATAAAAGACATTTTAGAACCGCACAAGCAAGCTACTTTAAAGCGTATGTGCAATAAGAATAATGATATTATTATTGCGCATGATTCGAGTGAGTTTGTATTTTCAGGAAAGAGACGAGACCTTGGAACAACCTCACTAGGTAAAAGTGCAAGCTTCTTTGGCCATTTCAGTTTAGCTATTTCTGCGTCAGATAGAGAACCATTAGGTACATTGGGGTTGCATTGTTTTAAGCGCGGTGAAAAAATCAGTCCTTAG